The following are encoded in a window of Rhizobium sp. WYJ-E13 genomic DNA:
- a CDS encoding LysR family transcriptional regulator — translation MQIRALMYFDELVRTNSMRQAAENLNVAPTAISRQIENLEYHFGAPLVERSARGVKLTAAGELLAARAGRTLRELDHVQQLIEDLKGLQRGRVNIYANGATVANLLAPALAEFSLKYPKLRFAVTITSARAAIEAVNHAEADIAVTLFAPPMSSTKVRLRSEIAYDLIIAPNHPAASRPDIPLKELAEYALALPDQSFGFRQAFDALFEREGLSLDPVFVTSSLEMLKELVLSGAAVTLLPALTVRREIEAGQLCAIPLAGKTGIRTHVDLCVAPDRQLSFAATKLLDFIERFMRERANRRAGSKE, via the coding sequence ATGCAGATTCGGGCGCTGATGTATTTCGACGAGCTGGTGCGAACCAACTCCATGCGCCAGGCAGCCGAAAACCTCAATGTTGCGCCGACGGCGATCAGCCGGCAGATCGAGAATCTCGAATACCATTTCGGCGCGCCCCTGGTGGAGCGCAGCGCTCGCGGCGTGAAGCTGACGGCTGCCGGCGAACTGCTGGCGGCACGCGCCGGGCGAACGCTGCGCGAGCTCGATCATGTTCAGCAGCTGATCGAGGACCTGAAGGGCCTGCAGCGCGGCCGCGTCAACATCTATGCGAACGGCGCGACGGTCGCTAATCTGCTTGCTCCTGCGCTCGCCGAATTTAGCCTGAAATATCCGAAGCTGCGCTTTGCCGTGACGATCACCAGCGCGCGGGCAGCCATCGAAGCCGTCAACCACGCGGAAGCCGATATTGCTGTGACGCTGTTTGCGCCGCCGATGTCCAGCACCAAAGTACGGCTGCGCTCGGAAATCGCCTATGATCTCATCATCGCGCCGAACCATCCCGCAGCGTCGCGGCCGGATATTCCGCTCAAGGAGCTGGCCGAATATGCTTTGGCGCTGCCCGACCAATCCTTCGGTTTCCGCCAGGCCTTCGACGCGCTCTTCGAAAGGGAAGGGCTGAGCCTCGATCCGGTCTTCGTGACGAGTTCGCTCGAAATGCTCAAAGAACTGGTATTGAGCGGCGCGGCGGTAACGCTGCTGCCGGCGCTGACCGTTCGTCGCGAGATCGAGGCCGGGCAGCTCTGCGCCATTCCCCTTGCCGGCAAGACCGGCATCCGAACGCATGTCGATCTTTGCGTGGCGCCCGACCGACAGCTTTCCTTTGCCGCAACGAAGCTTCTCGATTTCATCGAACGCTTCATGCGCGAACGCGCCAACCGCAGGGCGGGAAGCAAGGAGTAG
- a CDS encoding aminotransferase has product MTDEALVDRMALPRPDITASEAADILLSHYGLSGTLSELGSQQDRNYRLDTEDGRYVLKICHAAYATEELEAQNAAIHHLRAKANAPRVPNVMASTEGKEIVSVRVREQDYQVRLLEYLEGEGLTHRAYLAPASVAALGALCARLAEALADFTHPGLDRGLQWDLRRAGPVAVQLLSSITDSVARDRIAKTMVMAVRRIQPLAPSLRLQAVHHDVTGDNVVSRPDAHGRPVPDGVIDFGDIIRAWLVGDLAVTCASLLHQADGDPFYILPAVKAYHEIYPLIEEELKALWPLVVARAVILVASSEQQIAIDPDNDYVRGNLEGERRIFDTAMSVPFELMEAAILQAAGLDITGANMADWQPLLPEIDAESIAYVDLGVQSPHFSDGNWLTADMDWRLLARAAAETGAAATRYGEYRLSRTSLHHAKAQATYALHMDICLAAGSTVAAPFDGRITWYDQHLVLTGADMKLHIDGIDLSVADGSEVAAGQALGTVSGETSSLGGLRLQLCSITGFEPPLFSTPQQAEAWSALCPSPSVLLGPGADAPKHETAALFALRQAHFASPQKHYYAHPPQIERGWKEHLFDVEGRAYLDMVNNVTILGHGHPRMAEAIGQQWLMLNTNSRFHYAAVAEFSESLASLAPDGMDAVFLVNSGSEANDLALRLAWAHSGHRNMLCLLEGYHGWSVASDAVSTSIADNPQALTTRPDWVHAVVSPNTYRGQFRGPESTADYLGTVMPVLEAIDAEGEGLAGFIAESVYGNAGGIPLPDGYLTEVYRQVRERGGLCIADEVQVGYGRLGHYFWGFEQQGVVPDIITIAKGMGDGHPLGAVITTKEIAASLEKEGYFFSSAGGSPVSCVAGMTVLDVMAEERLQDNAREVGDHLKARLAALIDSYPIVGAVHGMGLYLGLEFVRDRVTLEPATEETAAICDRLLALGVVMQPTGDHLNVLKIKPPLCLTEQSADFFVDMLEKVLREGW; this is encoded by the coding sequence ATGACCGACGAAGCGCTTGTGGACCGCATGGCGCTGCCGCGCCCCGATATTACCGCTTCCGAAGCCGCGGATATTCTGCTTTCCCATTACGGGCTTTCCGGCACGCTGTCTGAACTCGGCAGCCAGCAGGACCGCAATTACCGGCTCGACACGGAAGACGGCCGCTATGTGCTGAAAATTTGCCATGCCGCCTATGCGACCGAAGAGCTCGAAGCACAGAATGCGGCGATCCATCATTTGCGCGCCAAGGCAAATGCGCCGCGTGTTCCAAACGTGATGGCTTCCACCGAGGGGAAGGAGATCGTTTCCGTCAGGGTGCGTGAGCAGGATTATCAGGTCCGCTTGCTGGAATATCTCGAGGGCGAAGGCCTGACGCACCGTGCCTATCTGGCGCCCGCCTCGGTCGCGGCGCTCGGCGCGCTCTGCGCGCGGCTGGCTGAGGCGCTTGCCGACTTTACCCATCCCGGACTCGACCGCGGCCTGCAATGGGATCTGCGCCGCGCCGGACCCGTGGCCGTGCAGTTGCTTTCCTCCATTACCGACAGCGTCGCGCGCGACAGGATCGCCAAGACAATGGTCATGGCTGTGCGCCGCATCCAGCCTCTTGCGCCGTCGCTGCGGCTTCAGGCGGTTCATCACGACGTGACGGGCGACAATGTCGTCAGCCGACCTGATGCGCATGGGCGGCCTGTTCCCGACGGGGTGATCGACTTCGGCGACATCATCCGCGCCTGGCTGGTCGGTGACCTTGCCGTGACCTGCGCCTCGCTGCTGCATCAGGCAGATGGCGATCCCTTTTACATCCTGCCCGCGGTGAAGGCCTATCACGAGATTTATCCGTTGATCGAGGAAGAGCTGAAGGCACTCTGGCCGCTCGTCGTGGCGCGCGCCGTCATCCTCGTCGCCAGCAGCGAACAGCAGATCGCGATCGATCCCGACAACGACTATGTCAGAGGAAATCTGGAAGGCGAACGGCGCATCTTCGATACGGCGATGTCCGTGCCGTTCGAGCTGATGGAAGCGGCTATCCTGCAAGCGGCCGGCCTCGATATTACCGGTGCCAATATGGCGGACTGGCAGCCGCTCTTGCCGGAGATTGATGCTGAATCCATCGCCTATGTCGATCTCGGCGTGCAGAGCCCGCATTTTTCTGATGGCAACTGGCTCACGGCCGACATGGACTGGCGACTTCTTGCCCGCGCGGCGGCGGAAACTGGAGCAGCAGCAACGCGCTACGGCGAATATCGCCTGTCCCGCACTAGCCTGCACCATGCAAAGGCCCAGGCGACCTATGCCCTGCATATGGATATCTGCCTTGCGGCGGGCAGCACCGTTGCCGCACCCTTTGACGGCCGGATCACCTGGTACGACCAGCATCTGGTCCTCACAGGCGCCGATATGAAGCTGCACATTGACGGCATCGACCTTTCAGTCGCAGATGGCAGCGAGGTCGCCGCCGGTCAGGCGCTCGGCACGGTCTCCGGCGAGACGTCCTCACTCGGCGGATTGCGCCTGCAGCTTTGCAGCATCACCGGTTTCGAACCGCCACTCTTTTCGACACCGCAACAAGCCGAGGCGTGGTCCGCGCTTTGCCCCTCGCCTTCGGTGCTGCTCGGGCCGGGCGCCGATGCGCCGAAACACGAAACGGCAGCGCTTTTCGCGCTGCGGCAGGCGCATTTCGCCAGTCCGCAGAAGCATTATTACGCGCACCCGCCGCAGATCGAGCGCGGCTGGAAAGAGCATCTTTTCGATGTCGAAGGGCGCGCCTATCTCGACATGGTCAACAATGTCACGATCCTCGGCCACGGCCATCCGCGCATGGCGGAAGCGATCGGCCAGCAATGGCTGATGCTGAACACCAATTCGCGCTTCCATTATGCCGCCGTCGCGGAATTCTCCGAGAGCCTCGCGTCGCTGGCGCCCGACGGCATGGATGCCGTGTTCCTCGTCAACAGCGGCTCGGAAGCCAACGACCTGGCGCTGCGGCTTGCCTGGGCACATAGCGGCCATCGCAACATGCTCTGCCTGCTGGAGGGCTATCACGGCTGGTCGGTAGCAAGCGACGCTGTCTCCACGTCCATCGCCGACAATCCGCAGGCGTTGACGACACGGCCGGACTGGGTTCACGCCGTCGTTTCGCCCAACACCTATCGCGGCCAGTTCCGCGGGCCGGAGTCGACTGCGGATTATCTCGGCACCGTGATGCCGGTGCTAGAGGCCATTGATGCCGAGGGAGAGGGGCTCGCCGGTTTCATTGCCGAATCGGTCTATGGCAATGCCGGCGGTATCCCACTGCCCGACGGCTATCTCACGGAGGTCTACCGGCAGGTGCGCGAACGCGGCGGCCTCTGCATCGCTGACGAGGTGCAGGTGGGCTATGGGCGGCTCGGCCACTATTTCTGGGGCTTCGAGCAGCAAGGCGTCGTGCCCGATATCATCACCATCGCCAAAGGCATGGGCGACGGACACCCGCTCGGCGCCGTCATCACGACGAAAGAGATAGCCGCTTCTCTGGAGAAGGAAGGCTATTTCTTTTCCTCGGCCGGCGGCAGCCCAGTCAGTTGCGTTGCCGGCATGACGGTTCTCGACGTGATGGCCGAGGAGCGCCTGCAGGACAATGCCCGGGAGGTGGGTGACCATCTGAAGGCGCGTCTGGCGGCACTCATAGACAGCTATCCGATTGTGGGCGCCGTGCATGGCATGGGCCTCTATCTCGGCCTCGAATTCGTGCGCGACAGAGTGACGCTGGAGCCGGCGACCGAAGAGACGGCAGCGATCTGCGACCGGCTGCTGGCACTCGGCGTCGTCATGCAGCCGACGGGTGATCACCTGAACGTGTTGAAGATCAAACCACCACTCTGCTTGACCGAACAAAGCGCTGATTTCTTTGTCGACATGCTGGAAAAGGTGCTTCGGGAAGGCTGGTAA
- a CDS encoding P1 family peptidase, whose amino-acid sequence MSDLLNLLTDIEGVSVGHATNLSLGSGVTAIVFDEPAVASGSVLGGAPGGRDTALLDPSMVVDAVDAFVLSGGSAFGLDAAGGVQAGLREMGRGFQVGPVRIPIVPQAILMDLLNGGDKDWGLHSPYRDMGYEAVKAARKGAFDLGTVGAGTGATTATFKGGLGSASAVNSTGHRIAAIVAVNAVGTTTIGEGPHFWAAPFEKSGEFGGLGMPDQMDHKLRLKGVKTTATTIGAVVTDASLIKAEAHRLSIAAHDGLARAVLPAHLPLDGDTIFAASTGKQQRNDMASLMELCHLAGIVMARAIARGVYEATALPVPGAQMAWRDRYAAGR is encoded by the coding sequence TTGTCCGATCTTCTCAATCTTCTCACCGATATCGAAGGTGTCTCCGTCGGTCACGCAACCAACCTGTCGCTTGGTTCCGGAGTCACTGCCATCGTCTTCGATGAACCGGCGGTCGCTTCCGGCAGCGTGCTCGGCGGTGCGCCGGGCGGGCGCGATACAGCGCTGCTCGACCCTTCCATGGTGGTCGATGCCGTCGACGCCTTCGTGCTGTCGGGCGGATCGGCCTTCGGTCTCGATGCGGCAGGCGGCGTGCAGGCGGGATTGCGGGAGATGGGACGCGGATTTCAGGTCGGCCCGGTTCGTATCCCGATCGTACCGCAAGCGATCCTGATGGATCTGCTGAATGGCGGCGACAAGGACTGGGGTCTGCATTCGCCCTATCGCGACATGGGCTATGAGGCCGTGAAAGCCGCCCGCAAGGGCGCGTTCGATCTCGGCACTGTCGGTGCCGGCACGGGGGCAACGACCGCGACCTTCAAGGGCGGGCTCGGCTCGGCAAGTGCGGTCAACAGCACCGGGCATCGCATCGCGGCCATCGTTGCCGTCAATGCCGTCGGTACGACGACGATCGGCGAAGGCCCGCATTTCTGGGCGGCCCCCTTCGAAAAGAGTGGAGAATTCGGCGGGCTTGGCATGCCCGACCAGATGGACCATAAACTGCGGCTGAAAGGCGTGAAGACGACGGCAACGACGATCGGCGCTGTTGTCACCGATGCATCACTGATCAAGGCGGAAGCGCACCGGCTTTCCATCGCCGCTCATGACGGGCTGGCGCGAGCGGTGCTGCCCGCCCACCTGCCGCTCGATGGTGATACGATTTTTGCGGCTTCCACCGGCAAACAACAGCGCAACGACATGGCAAGCCTGATGGAATTGTGCCATCTGGCCGGGATCGTCATGGCGCGGGCGATCGCGCGCGGCGTCTACGAGGCGACGGCGCTTCCGGTGCCGGGCGCGCAGATGGCGTGGCGCGACCGCTATGCGGCCGGACGCTGA
- a CDS encoding ABC transporter substrate-binding protein, with product MIKVSLAPSARLMRRLSVGVALSAGIMMLALTPAEAAKTTLNLGMSVEPTGLDPTIAAPVAIGQVTWQNIFEGLVRIDETGKVQPQLAKSWEISPDGLTYTFKLQSGVKFHDGAVFDSAAAKFALDRARGKDSINPQKRFFASIASIDTPDTETLVLHLSTPTGSLIYWLGWPASVMVGPKSAADDKTTPVGTGPFKFSTWAKGDRVELVRNADYWNKEGSARLDKVTFRFINDPQAQAAALKSGDLDAFPEFSAPELMSSFDGDARLTTKVGNTELKVVAGMNNARKPFDDKRVRQALMMAIDRQTVIDGAWSGLGTAIGSHYTPNDPGYQDMTGVLPYNVEKAKALLTEAGYPNGFTFTIKSPQMAYAPRSAQVMQAMLAEIGVTMNIEPTEFPAKWVKDVMTSRDYDMTIVAHAEPMDIDIYSRDPYYFNYKNPAFNDLVKKVQETADPAGQAKIYGEAQKILAEDVPALYLFVMPKLGVWDKKLKGLWENEPIPSNVLSNVSWED from the coding sequence ATGATCAAGGTTTCGCTCGCGCCGTCGGCGCGTCTCATGCGGCGTCTTTCAGTGGGCGTTGCGCTTTCCGCCGGCATCATGATGCTGGCGCTGACGCCCGCGGAAGCCGCCAAGACCACACTCAATCTCGGCATGAGCGTAGAACCGACCGGGCTCGACCCGACGATTGCCGCCCCCGTCGCCATCGGCCAGGTGACCTGGCAGAATATATTCGAAGGGCTGGTCAGGATTGACGAGACCGGCAAGGTGCAGCCGCAGCTCGCCAAGAGCTGGGAGATTTCCCCTGATGGACTGACCTATACGTTCAAGCTGCAGAGCGGCGTGAAATTCCATGATGGCGCGGTCTTTGATTCCGCCGCCGCCAAATTCGCCCTCGACCGCGCCCGCGGCAAGGATTCCATCAATCCGCAAAAGCGCTTCTTCGCATCGATCGCCTCTATCGACACGCCGGATACCGAAACGCTGGTGCTGCATCTTTCCACCCCGACCGGCAGCCTGATCTACTGGCTCGGCTGGCCGGCCTCCGTCATGGTCGGGCCGAAATCTGCAGCCGACGACAAGACGACGCCTGTCGGCACCGGACCGTTCAAATTTTCCACCTGGGCCAAGGGCGACCGCGTGGAACTCGTCAGGAATGCCGACTACTGGAACAAGGAGGGTAGCGCCAGGCTCGACAAGGTGACTTTCCGCTTCATCAACGATCCTCAGGCACAGGCGGCGGCCCTGAAATCCGGCGATCTCGACGCCTTTCCGGAATTCTCCGCACCGGAACTGATGAGCTCCTTCGATGGCGATGCCCGCCTGACCACCAAGGTCGGCAATACCGAACTCAAGGTCGTTGCCGGCATGAACAATGCCCGCAAGCCGTTCGACGACAAGCGCGTACGCCAGGCCCTGATGATGGCGATCGACCGCCAGACCGTCATTGATGGTGCCTGGTCCGGCCTCGGCACGGCGATCGGCAGCCACTATACGCCGAACGATCCCGGTTATCAGGACATGACGGGCGTGCTGCCTTATAATGTCGAAAAGGCAAAGGCACTGCTTACCGAGGCCGGCTATCCCAACGGTTTCACCTTCACGATCAAATCACCGCAGATGGCCTATGCACCGCGCAGCGCACAGGTGATGCAGGCCATGTTGGCCGAGATCGGCGTGACGATGAATATCGAGCCCACGGAATTTCCGGCGAAGTGGGTGAAGGATGTGATGACCAGCCGCGACTACGACATGACCATCGTCGCCCATGCCGAGCCGATGGACATCGACATCTATTCGCGCGATCCCTATTACTTCAACTACAAGAACCCCGCCTTCAACGATCTTGTGAAGAAGGTGCAGGAGACTGCCGATCCGGCCGGACAGGCCAAGATCTATGGCGAAGCGCAGAAGATCCTCGCCGAGGACGTGCCGGCGCTCTACCTTTTCGTCATGCCCAAGCTCGGCGTCTGGGACAAGAAGCTGAAGGGCCTGTGGGAGAACGAGCCGATCCCCTCCAACGTTCTCAGCAACGTTTCCTGGGAAGATTGA